The Devosia sp. MC521 genome has a segment encoding these proteins:
- a CDS encoding DUF1223 domain-containing protein produces the protein MRTPNKRAAITLLFAAWTAMGPANGDQFTTDTKAVVELFTSQGCAQCPPAEALLAELGQHSNIVTLAYHVDYWDFMGWTDDFGSREYSDRQRAYNKRWGASRIFTPQMVINGHQGLVGSREDEVRRAIASAQLSVPITLDKTGDTLKVVIPPEPSVDDASVWAVTYIPSIVTPIGGGENEGQSLPFHYVVTDREHLGYWTSTEGAEFEISLSSHSAHGLGVAILLQDDRNDLPGTILAAASYAP, from the coding sequence ATGAGGACGCCGAATAAACGCGCTGCAATTACTTTGCTCTTTGCTGCTTGGACCGCCATGGGCCCAGCCAACGGGGACCAATTCACCACCGACACCAAGGCCGTAGTCGAGCTATTTACCAGTCAGGGCTGTGCGCAATGCCCTCCTGCGGAGGCCCTACTCGCGGAGCTCGGCCAGCACAGCAACATCGTTACGCTGGCTTATCACGTCGACTATTGGGACTTTATGGGCTGGACCGATGATTTCGGCAGTCGCGAATATTCCGACCGTCAACGCGCCTATAATAAGCGCTGGGGCGCATCGAGAATTTTTACGCCCCAGATGGTTATCAATGGCCACCAAGGGCTGGTCGGCTCGCGTGAGGATGAGGTGCGCCGCGCCATCGCCTCGGCGCAGCTCAGCGTGCCAATCACCCTCGACAAGACTGGCGACACGTTAAAAGTGGTAATCCCCCCAGAGCCTAGCGTCGACGATGCGAGTGTGTGGGCTGTGACCTATATCCCTTCGATCGTAACCCCAATTGGGGGGGGAGAGAACGAAGGGCAGTCCCTCCCATTCCACTATGTCGTCACGGACCGAGAGCATCTGGGGTACTGGACCTCAACAGAAGGCGCTGAGTTCGAAATTTCGCTCAGCTCCCATTCTGCACACGGGCTGGGTGTTGCCATTTTACTGCAAGACGATCGCAATGATTTACCCGGCACGATCTTAGCTGCAGCGTCCTACGCCCCGTAA
- a CDS encoding DUF2794 domain-containing protein has protein sequence MVHTNETSAPTTRRIDPIVAFDKRELMIILNVYGKKVGAGEWRDYAMDFLKDRALFSIYARVSERPLFVIEKNPKLRAKQGQYLVTNQEGRILKRGHELSQVLRVLDPDLVLIG, from the coding sequence TTGGTTCACACCAACGAAACGAGTGCGCCCACAACGCGACGCATTGATCCCATCGTGGCTTTTGACAAGCGCGAGCTGATGATCATCCTCAACGTCTACGGCAAGAAGGTCGGCGCTGGCGAATGGCGGGACTATGCCATGGACTTTCTCAAAGACCGGGCGCTGTTCTCCATCTATGCGCGCGTGTCAGAACGCCCCCTTTTCGTCATCGAGAAGAACCCGAAGCTTCGCGCCAAACAAGGCCAGTATCTGGTGACCAATCAGGAAGGCCGCATCCTCAAACGCGGCCACGAGCTGTCGCAAGTTCTTCGGGTCCTTGATCCCGACTTGGTTCTGATCGGGTGA
- a CDS encoding GNAT family N-acetyltransferase has protein sequence MSLIIRPATVADAPEMSRVLISSITQLCIADHRDDAEAIAAWTRNKSPQGLVEMLSNAELSMLVAERDGSVVGVGAFNRDGQIQLNYIAPSARGSGVSSALLAHMEAELVTLGYAIATLEATATALAFYERRGWHINGPQATGRRVNGYPMSKTLSS, from the coding sequence GTGAGCCTGATCATCCGGCCAGCGACTGTGGCAGATGCACCAGAAATGAGCCGCGTTCTCATTTCCTCGATCACCCAGCTTTGCATAGCCGATCACAGAGATGATGCTGAGGCGATCGCCGCCTGGACCCGCAATAAATCACCGCAGGGGCTAGTTGAGATGCTTTCGAATGCCGAACTCAGCATGCTTGTCGCTGAGCGGGACGGCAGCGTTGTCGGGGTGGGGGCATTCAACCGAGACGGCCAAATTCAGCTCAACTATATCGCGCCTTCAGCGCGCGGATCGGGTGTCAGCAGCGCCTTGCTCGCGCATATGGAAGCAGAGCTTGTGACCCTTGGATACGCTATCGCGACGCTCGAAGCGACTGCCACCGCGCTTGCGTTTTACGAGCGGCGCGGATGGCATATAAACGGACCGCAGGCCACGGGACGCCGGGTCAACGGCTATCCCATGAGCAAGACGCTTTCGTCCTAA
- a CDS encoding GNAT family N-acetyltransferase yields MSDYTLRAFTWSDVPAITRIYKHYVDNTAITFDTEAPNEAGIAEKYAALVELGHPVITAERDGRVVGYAYASFYRPRAAYRFTCEDSIYLDPAEKGRGLGKLMLTELLAQAKAFGFRQMLAVITSDTANSIGIHEKFGFERVGYYSAVGYKFDRWHDIVHLQKAL; encoded by the coding sequence ATGAGCGACTACACACTGCGTGCCTTCACCTGGTCCGACGTTCCCGCCATCACTCGGATTTACAAGCACTACGTCGATAACACCGCCATCACCTTTGATACCGAGGCCCCAAACGAAGCGGGGATCGCTGAAAAATACGCGGCCCTCGTCGAGCTTGGCCATCCGGTCATTACTGCCGAACGCGATGGGCGTGTTGTCGGTTATGCCTATGCCAGCTTCTACCGCCCACGCGCGGCCTATCGGTTCACCTGTGAGGATTCGATCTATCTCGATCCAGCCGAAAAGGGGCGTGGTTTAGGAAAGTTGATGCTGACCGAGCTGCTGGCCCAAGCCAAAGCTTTTGGCTTTAGGCAGATGCTGGCCGTCATCACGTCGGACACGGCCAATTCCATCGGCATCCATGAAAAATTCGGTTTTGAGCGCGTCGGCTATTACAGTGCTGTCGGGTATAAATTCGACCGTTGGCATGACATCGTGCATTTGCAAAAGGCGCTGTAG
- a CDS encoding Bax inhibitor-1/YccA family protein, with translation MAEYDRQTLGARAGSALAIDEGLRSYMLKVYNYMGLGLVITGLVAFFASQAAVTADPSSAVAQLGNGQYLTNWGGLLFTSPLAWVIMLAPLGFVLVLSFGINKLSVPAAQGVFWAFAAIMGLSLSSIFLVYTGASIAKVFFITAATFGAMSLYGYTTKRDLTGMGNFLMMGLIGIIIASIVNIFMQSSMMDFIISVVGVLIFTGLTAYDTQKIKESYSASFGADVMAKNAIMGALSLYMDFINLFMMLLRLFGNRE, from the coding sequence ATGGCTGAATATGACCGTCAGACCCTCGGTGCGCGGGCCGGCTCGGCCTTGGCCATCGATGAGGGCCTTCGCAGCTACATGCTCAAGGTCTATAATTACATGGGCCTTGGCCTCGTAATTACTGGTCTTGTTGCGTTTTTCGCGTCACAAGCTGCTGTGACCGCCGACCCATCTAGCGCTGTTGCTCAGCTTGGTAATGGCCAGTATCTGACCAACTGGGGTGGACTTCTCTTCACCAGTCCTCTGGCTTGGGTGATCATGCTTGCTCCTCTCGGGTTTGTGCTTGTGCTGAGCTTCGGCATCAACAAGCTTTCCGTTCCGGCAGCTCAGGGCGTGTTCTGGGCCTTTGCCGCGATCATGGGCTTGTCGCTGTCGTCGATCTTCCTCGTTTATACCGGCGCCTCGATCGCTAAGGTGTTCTTCATCACCGCCGCCACCTTCGGCGCGATGAGCCTTTATGGTTACACAACCAAGCGTGACCTGACCGGCATGGGCAATTTCCTGATGATGGGCCTGATCGGCATCATCATCGCGTCGATCGTCAACATCTTCATGCAGTCGAGCATGATGGACTTCATCATCTCGGTGGTTGGTGTACTGATCTTCACTGGTCTGACCGCCTATGACACCCAGAAGATCAAGGAAAGCTACTCGGCATCCTTTGGTGCAGACGTGATGGCAAAGAACGCCATTATGGGCGCGCTGAGCCTCTACATGGACTTCATCAACCTGTTCATGATGCTGCTCCGCCTGTTCGGCAACCGCGAGTAG
- the thpR gene encoding RNA 2',3'-cyclic phosphodiesterase — MPRLFTGIEIPRDIGFALSLKRGGLHGARWIEPSDYHITLRFIGDVDAPTANDIVDNLERLSKTVRFDLRLTQIESFGGDKPRALYAAVEPSDGLNRLQAAHERVIQQAGIAPEGRKFVPHVTLARLRGASSDDVARFLSEAPVFEPLRFTPTQFVLYSSRDSVGGGPYVVEESFPLSAQT; from the coding sequence ATGCCCCGGCTCTTTACTGGTATCGAAATACCACGCGACATCGGCTTTGCACTTTCACTCAAGCGCGGCGGCCTGCACGGAGCCAGATGGATAGAACCAAGCGACTATCACATCACATTGCGCTTTATCGGTGACGTTGACGCCCCAACAGCCAACGACATCGTTGATAATCTTGAGCGCCTATCCAAGACTGTGCGTTTTGACCTTCGCTTGACTCAAATCGAGAGTTTTGGTGGCGACAAGCCGCGCGCACTTTATGCGGCAGTCGAGCCCTCCGATGGGCTCAATCGACTGCAAGCTGCACACGAGCGCGTGATCCAGCAAGCCGGCATCGCCCCAGAAGGCCGCAAATTCGTACCGCATGTGACGCTGGCCAGACTGCGGGGTGCATCATCAGATGACGTAGCGCGTTTTCTCTCTGAGGCCCCGGTTTTCGAGCCTTTGCGCTTCACACCGACCCAGTTCGTTCTCTATTCCAGCCGTGATTCCGTTGGTGGGGGACCCTATGTTGTTGAGGAGAGTTTCCCGCTTTCGGCGCAGACGTAA
- a CDS encoding invasion associated locus B family protein has protein sequence MTRKTGGLMFGLAVAAVMALAPAAQAQQATELGTFNAWSAFTASDQSGQLCFIIGEPQSSEPAGANRDPIKFMIVHRKGMGSKNEVQTQIGYPYNSSDAKASVSIDGKTYVMAARGSTAWLASASDEPGFVQAFKAGSNMTVRGTSQRGTNTVDTYSLSGATAAVNAIDAACK, from the coding sequence ATGACGAGGAAAACCGGTGGCCTGATGTTTGGGCTCGCGGTCGCAGCAGTCATGGCTCTCGCCCCGGCCGCACAGGCACAGCAGGCCACGGAACTGGGGACCTTCAACGCGTGGTCCGCCTTTACGGCGTCTGACCAGAGCGGCCAGCTTTGCTTCATTATTGGCGAGCCACAGTCGAGCGAACCAGCGGGCGCAAATCGCGATCCGATCAAGTTCATGATTGTCCATCGCAAGGGCATGGGATCGAAGAACGAGGTCCAGACGCAGATCGGCTATCCGTACAATTCCAGCGACGCGAAAGCTTCAGTGTCCATCGACGGTAAGACCTATGTGATGGCGGCTCGGGGCTCAACGGCATGGCTGGCTTCGGCGAGCGATGAGCCAGGCTTCGTTCAAGCGTTTAAGGCGGGTAGCAATATGACCGTGCGCGGCACCAGCCAGCGCGGCACCAATACGGTAGACACCTATTCGCTCTCCGGCGCTACCGCAGCGGTCAATGCGATCGACGCAGCCTGCAAGTAA
- a CDS encoding invasion associated locus B family protein, with product MIRVPTVLTLTLAISLAALAPAQAQSARVLGDFRDWSSFAAGDGSTKVCFAMTKPKSSDPASAVSGEAYLYISSRPGEDVTNEFNLVAGYTFQTGSSASVSIGGQNFALFTQGDAAWLDDAGQAANLAAAIRSGSSLSVTGTAADGTSVIQNYSLSGATAAQQAVGAEC from the coding sequence ATGATCCGTGTCCCCACCGTCCTGACGCTCACACTCGCGATTTCTTTGGCCGCTCTAGCGCCAGCACAGGCCCAATCTGCCCGTGTTCTTGGAGATTTCCGCGATTGGTCGAGCTTTGCGGCAGGTGATGGATCGACTAAAGTTTGCTTTGCAATGACCAAGCCGAAGTCCAGTGATCCGGCGAGCGCTGTATCGGGCGAAGCGTATCTCTACATCTCGAGCCGCCCAGGCGAAGATGTCACCAACGAATTTAACCTTGTTGCGGGATACACTTTCCAAACAGGGTCATCGGCGAGCGTTTCAATCGGCGGCCAGAATTTTGCGCTGTTTACGCAGGGCGATGCCGCTTGGCTGGATGACGCCGGGCAGGCCGCCAATTTGGCAGCCGCTATTCGCAGCGGCTCCAGTCTTTCTGTCACAGGAACCGCGGCAGACGGCACAAGCGTTATTCAGAACTATTCGCTCTCCGGCGCCACCGCGGCCCAGCAGGCCGTCGGCGCAGAGTGCTAA
- the rlmN gene encoding 23S rRNA (adenine(2503)-C(2))-methyltransferase RlmN, translating to MTIALNLDHSTAVRPAVAARPSLIGLSKAQLAEALTAEGIATDKEARMRSSQLWNWLYVNGVTDFDRMTNVAKPVRQKLADTFILDRPEIASEQVSSDGTRKWLFRFRDPANPNYPPVEVETVYIPESDRGTLCVSSQVGCTLTCSFCHTGTQKLVRNLTAGEILGQILMARERLGDFPGGSRPDDGGLVPGGESRAITNIVMMGMGEPLYNFDNVKQALLIASAGDGMSISKRRITLSTSGVVPNIERTGSEIDVMLAISLHAVRDDLRDVLVPINKKWPIKDLLDACRNYPGVSNARRITFEYVMLDGINDSDAEAKELVRLLAGIPAKINLIPFNPWPGSNYGTSPSSRIERFADIVNKAGYASPVRTPRGRDIFAACGQLKSESERLSKKDRDALAGIY from the coding sequence ATGACCATTGCGCTGAACCTTGACCATTCGACTGCCGTCCGCCCAGCTGTGGCGGCACGCCCGTCTCTGATCGGTCTCTCTAAAGCACAGTTGGCCGAGGCGCTGACGGCTGAAGGTATTGCGACCGACAAGGAAGCGCGCATGCGCTCAAGCCAGTTGTGGAACTGGCTCTATGTCAACGGCGTCACTGACTTTGACCGCATGACCAATGTGGCCAAGCCCGTCCGTCAGAAGCTAGCCGATACTTTTATTCTCGACCGTCCCGAGATCGCCTCGGAACAGGTGTCCAGCGACGGCACACGCAAGTGGCTGTTCCGCTTCCGCGATCCGGCCAACCCAAACTACCCGCCGGTTGAAGTCGAAACCGTCTACATCCCAGAATCTGACCGCGGCACGCTTTGCGTCTCGTCGCAGGTTGGCTGCACCCTCACCTGCTCCTTCTGCCACACTGGCACGCAGAAGCTGGTGCGCAACCTCACCGCTGGCGAAATCCTCGGGCAGATCCTCATGGCCCGCGAGCGCCTTGGCGACTTCCCAGGCGGTTCGCGCCCTGATGACGGCGGCCTTGTGCCGGGCGGCGAAAGCCGCGCCATCACTAATATTGTGATGATGGGCATGGGCGAGCCGCTCTACAATTTCGACAATGTTAAGCAGGCGCTGCTGATCGCCTCGGCTGGCGATGGCATGTCCATCTCCAAGCGCCGCATCACGCTGTCGACCTCGGGCGTCGTGCCAAACATTGAGCGTACCGGCTCGGAAATCGACGTCATGCTCGCCATTTCGCTGCACGCGGTGCGCGATGATCTGCGCGACGTGCTGGTGCCGATCAATAAGAAGTGGCCGATCAAGGACCTGCTCGACGCCTGCCGCAACTACCCCGGTGTATCGAACGCCCGCCGCATCACCTTCGAATATGTGATGCTCGACGGCATCAATGACAGCGACGCTGAAGCAAAGGAGCTTGTGCGCCTACTCGCAGGCATTCCAGCGAAGATCAATCTGATCCCGTTCAACCCCTGGCCGGGTTCGAACTATGGCACATCGCCATCAAGCCGCATCGAGCGTTTCGCTGATATCGTCAACAAAGCAGGCTATGCCTCCCCTGTCCGCACCCCACGCGGTCGCGATATTTTCGCCGCCTGCGGCCAGCTCAAGTCCGAGAGCGAACGCCTGTCCAAGAAGGACCGCGATGCTCTTGCTGGCATCTACTAG
- a CDS encoding restriction endonuclease, producing MRAAEETAAARALSDCPLCGRPIPTDAKSSRHHLTPRLKGGTHMGTVHLHQICHSAIHARFSESEIAQHLNDVERLKADPEMAKFIVWVQTKPPMFHAPTRQTRARR from the coding sequence ATCCGGGCGGCGGAAGAAACCGCCGCCGCCCGCGCACTCTCTGACTGCCCCTTATGCGGTCGACCCATTCCCACAGACGCAAAATCCAGCCGCCATCATTTGACGCCGCGACTCAAGGGCGGGACGCATATGGGAACGGTTCACCTGCATCAGATTTGCCACAGCGCCATTCACGCCCGATTCTCGGAAAGCGAGATTGCTCAACACCTGAACGATGTTGAGCGCCTCAAAGCCGATCCCGAAATGGCAAAGTTTATTGTCTGGGTGCAAACCAAACCGCCAATGTTCCACGCTCCCACCCGTCAAACGCGAGCGCGACGCTAG
- a CDS encoding 23S rRNA (adenine(2030)-N(6))-methyltransferase RlmJ produces the protein MNYRHAFHAGNFADVVKHIILTRILAYLLRKEAPFRVIDTHAGIGMYDLYGDQAERTGEWQDGISRLVERDLPPSVGDILAPYLDAVKAQNEGGELRYYPGSPFITRHMLRKQDRLMALELHPKDVESLRENFAGDFQTRVTHLDAWAAMGTHVPPKENRGLVLVDPPFEEKGEFNRMAQGLAKAYKRWPGGTYAFWYPIKDVSEVDTYVKALKATGIKKILRLEMTIRPASEPPRLHGTGMIVVNPPYVLEEEMRAVLPFVADTLGVDGQGKWLVEWIAGE, from the coding sequence ATGAACTATCGCCACGCCTTTCACGCCGGCAATTTCGCCGATGTGGTCAAACACATAATTCTCACCCGTATTCTGGCTTACCTTTTGCGCAAGGAGGCGCCGTTTCGCGTGATCGATACCCATGCAGGGATCGGTATGTATGACCTCTATGGCGATCAAGCCGAGCGCACGGGTGAGTGGCAGGATGGAATTTCGCGCCTGGTTGAGCGAGATCTCCCTCCTTCGGTGGGCGACATACTGGCGCCCTATCTGGATGCGGTGAAAGCCCAGAATGAAGGCGGAGAGTTGCGGTATTATCCCGGCTCGCCCTTCATCACCCGGCACATGCTGCGCAAGCAGGACCGGCTTATGGCGCTGGAGTTGCATCCCAAGGATGTTGAATCGCTGCGCGAAAACTTTGCCGGAGATTTTCAGACCCGCGTCACCCATCTCGACGCTTGGGCTGCAATGGGCACCCATGTGCCGCCGAAGGAGAATCGCGGCTTAGTGCTGGTCGATCCGCCATTTGAAGAAAAGGGCGAGTTCAACCGAATGGCGCAGGGCTTGGCCAAGGCGTATAAGCGCTGGCCTGGCGGAACCTACGCTTTTTGGTATCCGATCAAGGATGTTTCAGAGGTCGACACTTACGTGAAGGCGCTTAAGGCGACCGGCATTAAGAAAATTTTGCGCCTTGAGATGACCATTCGCCCAGCATCCGAGCCGCCGCGCCTCCATGGCACGGGAATGATCGTTGTGAACCCGCCCTATGTGCTGGAAGAGGAAATGCGCGCCGTGCTGCCGTTTGTAGCCGACACGCTCGGCGTGGATGGACAAGGTAAATGGCTCGTGGAGTGGATCGCCGGCGAATAG
- a CDS encoding LysE family translocator yields the protein MPSFIPDLSVILTFALAGFVLAITPGPDMALFVSRTMNFGRSHGFAAVLGTSTGIAVHTMLVAFGISVLIVAAPTAFWVLKIVGALYLVWLSIQAVRSGGGLLVSREGGKQPSLFQSYLTGLAINLTNPKVALFFVTFLPQFVSAEDPAVAQKLVFLGVEFILVSIPVVVGTVLFAEWLTVTLRDNQWVSKALNWSFAAVFIGFAATILFAEGRK from the coding sequence ATGCCCAGCTTTATTCCAGACCTCTCCGTTATTTTAACTTTCGCACTGGCCGGCTTCGTTTTGGCGATTACGCCCGGCCCCGATATGGCGCTGTTTGTGTCGCGGACGATGAATTTTGGCAGGTCTCATGGTTTCGCCGCAGTGCTCGGGACAAGCACCGGCATTGCCGTGCACACCATGCTCGTAGCCTTCGGGATCTCAGTGCTTATTGTTGCCGCACCGACGGCCTTCTGGGTGCTTAAAATAGTGGGCGCGCTCTATCTGGTTTGGCTCTCCATACAAGCTGTTCGGTCGGGCGGTGGCCTGTTGGTCTCGCGGGAAGGCGGTAAGCAACCAAGTCTCTTTCAAAGCTATCTCACAGGACTTGCCATCAATCTTACAAACCCCAAGGTGGCGTTGTTTTTCGTGACCTTCCTGCCTCAGTTCGTTTCGGCGGAAGATCCTGCGGTGGCGCAAAAGCTGGTCTTTCTCGGTGTGGAGTTCATCCTCGTGTCTATTCCGGTGGTTGTGGGCACAGTTCTGTTTGCCGAGTGGCTGACTGTGACGCTGCGTGATAATCAGTGGGTCTCAAAAGCTCTGAACTGGAGCTTTGCGGCTGTCTTCATTGGTTTTGCCGCGACCATTCTTTTCGCCGAAGGCCGTAAATAG
- a CDS encoding EAL domain-containing protein → MASKTASRVSDIAEALLLDAALENIPYGFCVWSSQFKLEMWNEQYRNLYGFSPDALHRGMTLEDVVYISSRLGNHPGQSAEAFYESYTNELLSNRSGTRHKNRETLSSGRTIQTAHVYSPKLGWVVTHEDISDEIASLASQNKRKLELERQNIRLDAAVNNISIGLSMMDARGRLIICNEPYARIYNLPVELLKPGTQLEDILSHLFDIGMSSGNTREDYISWRREVIARREYGKTVHELNGRIILMQHHPMKDGGFVTTHEDVTEQRKAEARIQHLARHDALTDLPNRIEFLDQMKKTEADLQRGEMAAVLYIDLDNFKVVNDTLGHAVGDEVIKQAAVRLWGTTRETDILARLGGDEFALLLRPLDSADTAARVAERIVKALSAPMNIAGQLIEIGASVGISVGPNDGTATDQLVKNADLALYKAKSEGRSTYRFFETGMDADLQQRRSIEAGLRMAMQRNELRLMFQPLFGLAENRVTCVEVLLRWDHDDRTVSPAEFVPVAEDTGLIVPIGQWVLEHACRTAATWPPNVRVAVNLSPVQFRHKDLVAHVKHALEKSTLSPERLELEITESLLLNDSEITMRALHELRSMGVRISMDDFGTGYSSLSYLRSFPFDKIKIDRSFMADLTTRLDSQAIIAAVIGLGRALGMETTAEGIETEEQLSLVRQQGVSEVQGFLFSPPLPAQSLASLLLSQDIRPSNFQTN, encoded by the coding sequence ATGGCTTCGAAGACTGCTTCGCGAGTAAGCGACATTGCCGAAGCTTTGCTGCTTGACGCAGCTCTCGAAAACATTCCCTACGGCTTTTGTGTTTGGTCCTCACAATTCAAGCTCGAGATGTGGAACGAGCAGTACCGTAACCTCTATGGTTTTTCACCTGACGCCCTGCATCGCGGAATGACACTTGAGGATGTGGTGTACATCTCATCACGTCTGGGAAACCACCCCGGGCAGAGCGCAGAAGCTTTCTACGAGAGCTACACAAACGAGTTGTTGTCCAACCGATCAGGCACCCGTCACAAAAACCGCGAGACCCTTAGCTCTGGCCGAACCATCCAGACGGCCCATGTTTATTCCCCAAAACTCGGTTGGGTGGTCACACACGAAGATATCAGCGATGAAATCGCCAGCTTAGCGTCACAGAACAAGCGAAAACTGGAGCTTGAGCGCCAAAACATTCGCCTTGATGCTGCGGTAAACAATATTTCTATCGGGCTCTCGATGATGGATGCCAGAGGGCGCCTGATCATCTGCAACGAACCCTATGCGCGCATCTATAATTTGCCCGTTGAACTTTTGAAACCTGGCACCCAGCTTGAAGATATTCTGAGCCATCTTTTCGACATCGGGATGAGTTCCGGTAACACCCGTGAGGACTATATTTCCTGGCGACGAGAAGTGATTGCACGTCGGGAATACGGCAAAACCGTCCACGAGCTGAATGGCCGCATCATCTTGATGCAACACCATCCGATGAAAGATGGAGGCTTTGTTACGACACATGAAGACGTCACCGAGCAACGCAAAGCTGAAGCGCGCATCCAGCACCTAGCTCGTCATGACGCGCTGACGGATCTTCCCAACCGGATCGAATTTCTCGATCAGATGAAAAAGACCGAGGCCGACCTCCAACGCGGCGAGATGGCTGCAGTTCTCTACATCGACCTCGATAATTTCAAGGTTGTAAACGACACGCTTGGCCACGCCGTGGGCGATGAGGTGATCAAACAGGCCGCCGTACGCCTGTGGGGTACGACAAGAGAAACCGATATTCTCGCGCGCCTCGGCGGTGATGAGTTCGCGCTGCTCCTGCGGCCACTCGACAGCGCAGACACAGCGGCCCGCGTTGCAGAGCGTATCGTTAAAGCCTTAAGCGCACCGATGAACATTGCGGGACAGCTGATCGAAATCGGCGCATCGGTGGGCATATCTGTGGGCCCAAACGATGGTACAGCCACCGATCAACTGGTCAAGAACGCCGACTTAGCGCTCTATAAAGCCAAAAGTGAAGGGCGCTCGACCTATCGTTTCTTTGAAACCGGCATGGACGCCGATTTGCAACAGCGCCGGTCGATTGAGGCAGGCCTACGCATGGCCATGCAGCGCAATGAATTGCGCCTAATGTTCCAACCCTTGTTTGGGCTAGCCGAAAACCGGGTCACCTGCGTCGAAGTTCTTCTCCGCTGGGACCACGATGATCGCACCGTGTCACCAGCAGAATTTGTACCCGTTGCCGAAGACACAGGATTGATTGTCCCTATCGGGCAATGGGTATTGGAGCACGCCTGCCGCACCGCGGCCACCTGGCCGCCAAATGTGCGTGTAGCCGTCAACCTCTCCCCGGTGCAGTTTCGACACAAGGATCTAGTTGCCCACGTTAAGCACGCACTCGAAAAATCTACGCTTTCGCCCGAGCGGCTAGAGCTGGAAATCACAGAGAGCTTGCTTCTCAACGATAGCGAAATCACCATGCGGGCGCTTCACGAGCTGCGCTCCATGGGCGTGCGCATTTCGATGGACGACTTTGGCACGGGTTATTCCTCGCTCAGCTATTTGCGGAGCTTCCCGTTCGACAAAATAAAAATTGACCGCTCATTCATGGCAGATCTGACCACCCGGCTCGACAGCCAGGCTATTATTGCAGCGGTTATCGGACTTGGTCGGGCCTTAGGGATGGAGACAACGGCGGAAGGTATCGAGACCGAGGAGCAGTTATCTCTGGTCCGCCAGCAAGGGGTATCCGAAGTGCAGGGCTTCCTGTTCTCACCACCCCTACCCGCCCAATCGCTGGCCAGCCTGCTTCTCTCGCAAGATATCCGCCCCTCGAACTTTCAGACAAACTGA
- a CDS encoding GNAT family N-acetyltransferase, with the protein MTILIRPAQASDRAEITKLHIEVGASTYRGIMSDHYLDVVRPKEKTQLWISRLAEGAQTSNFTLLVADNGDELVGFIFFELELEQDHGTYLHHLYIAPSYQGRGLGLSLLIDGIAALPLDRQAVPIHLVALAANTRAIAFYEKLQGRIIEKTARPQDDGPDVALARYQWKSAAALAQAALARSKI; encoded by the coding sequence ATGACTATTCTCATTCGCCCAGCTCAGGCTTCAGACCGCGCAGAGATCACTAAACTCCATATTGAAGTCGGCGCGAGCACCTATAGGGGAATAATGAGCGACCACTATTTGGATGTCGTTCGCCCTAAGGAGAAGACCCAGCTTTGGATCAGCCGCTTAGCCGAAGGCGCGCAGACATCTAACTTTACACTGCTGGTCGCTGATAATGGCGATGAGCTGGTCGGCTTCATTTTCTTCGAACTTGAGCTCGAACAGGACCACGGCACATATCTCCACCACCTCTATATCGCTCCAAGCTATCAGGGACGCGGGTTGGGGCTCTCCTTGCTAATTGATGGAATTGCAGCGCTGCCTCTGGACCGCCAAGCCGTTCCAATTCACTTGGTCGCGCTTGCGGCAAACACCCGCGCGATTGCATTTTATGAGAAGCTGCAAGGCAGGATAATCGAGAAAACCGCGCGTCCGCAGGACGATGGCCCCGATGTGGCGTTAGCGCGCTATCAGTGGAAGAGTGCCGCCGCACTCGCCCAAGCCGCACTCGCTCGGTCAAAAATCTGA